The Alosa alosa isolate M-15738 ecotype Scorff River chromosome 9, AALO_Geno_1.1, whole genome shotgun sequence genome includes a region encoding these proteins:
- the ndnf gene encoding protein NDNF isoform X3, translating into MCSGPVSLLLTLVLVQGTVAQKLPTRDEGLFQMQIRDKAVFHDSSVMPDGAEISGYLFRDTPKRYYFVVEEDNTPLSVTVTPCDAPLEWKLTLQELPEEASGEGSGKGEPEPLDQQKQQVTANEGTELFTYKGNDVESFISTSSPSGLYQLEILSTEKDSNFKVYATTTPESDQPYPELPYDPRVDVTALGRTTVTLAWKPTPTGVLMGQPVQYCVVINKEHNFKSLCAAEAKMSADDTFMAVPKPGRDFSPFDFAHFGFVPSENDFGKDRSLATNRALGGKLSRSYNPKPKTSDILKLCIGNKNIFTVSDLKPDTQYYFDVFAVNSATNTSTAYVGTFARTKEEARQKTVELKDGKMADVFIKRKGTKFLRFAPVSSHQRVTLFVHACLDTVQVQVRRDGKLLLSQNVEGVRQFQLRGKAKAKYLIRVRGSRKGASTLKVLASTRPSSKQPFPSLPEDTRIKAFDKLRTCSSVTVAWLGTQERNKFCVYRREVAEGYGEEQRRREQNQCAGPETRRKSEKVLCKYFHSPNLQKAVTTETITGLEAGKSYLLDVYVVGHSGHSVKYQSKLVKTRKYC; encoded by the exons ATGTGCTCCGGTCCAGTCAGCCTGCTCCTGACCCTGGTGCTGGTGCAGGGGACGGTGGCCCAGAAGCTGCCCACTCGAGATGAGGGCCTCTTCCAGATGCAGATCCGTGACAAGGCTGTGTTCCACGACTCGTCCGTCATGCCCGACGGAGCGGAGATCAGCGGCTACCTCTTCAGAGACACGCCCAAAAG GTACTACTTTGTGGTGGAGGAGGACAACACACCTCTATCTGTGACGGTCACGCCCTGTGACGCTCCTCTGGAGTGGAAACTCACCCTTCAGGAGCTACCAGAGGAGGCCAGTGGAGAAGGATCAGGTAAAG GTGAGCCTGAGCCTTTGGATCAGCAGAAGCAGCAAGTCACCGCCAACGAAGGCACAGAGCTCTTCACCTACAAAGGCAACGACGTGGAATCCTTTATCTCCACAAGCTCGCCATCCGGTCTCTACCAGCTGGAGATACTTTCGACGGAGAAGGACAGCAACTTCAAGGTGTACGCCACCACCACTCCAGAGTCGGACCAGCCCTACCCCGAGCTGCCGTACGACCCGCGTGTGGACGTGACGGCACTGGGCCGCACCACCGTCACGCTGGCCTGGAAGCCCACGCCGACAGGCGTGCTGATGGGTCAGCCGGTGCAGTACTGCGTGGTCATCAACAAGGAGCACAACTTCAAGAGCCTCTGTGCTGCTGAGGCCAAGATGAGCGCCGACGACACCTTCATGGCCGTGCCGAAGCCCGGCCGCGACTTCAGCCCATTCGACTTCGCCCACTTTGGCTTTGTGCCGTCCGAGAATGACTTCGGCAAAGACCGCTCGCTGGCCACCAATCGGGCGCTGGGCGGCAAACTCTCTCGCTCCTATAACCCCAAGCCCAAGACGTCGGACATCCTGAAACTGTGCATCGGCAACAAGAACATCTTCACCGTGTCCGACCTGAAGCCGGACACGCAGTACTACTTTGACGTGTTTGCGGTGAACAGCGCCACCAACACCAGCACGGCCTATGTAGGCACGTTCGCCCGCACCAAAGAGGAGGCTCGTCAGAAGACGGTGGAGCTCAAGGACGGCAAGATGGCCGACGTCTTCATCAAACGCAAGGGCACCAAGTTCCTGCGCTTTGCGCCCGTCTCTTCGCACCAGCGCGTCACCCTCTTCGTCCACGCCTGCCTGGACACCGTCCAGGTGCAGGTGCGTCGCGACGGCAAGCTGCTCCTCTCACAGAACGTTGAAGGCGTCCGGCAGTTCCAGCTCCGCGGCAAGGCTAAGGCCAAGTACCTGATTCGGGTGCGCGGTAGCCGCAAGGGCGCCTCCACGCTCAAGGTCCTGGCCAGCACGCGGCCCAGCAGCAAGCAGCCCTTCCCGTCGCTGCCCGAGGACACTCGCATCAAGGCCTTTGACAAGCTCCGCACCTGCTCGTCCGTCACCGTGGCCTGGCTGGGCACGCAGGAGCGCAACAAGTTCTGTGTCTACCGGCGCGAGGTGGCGGAGGGCTACGGCGAGGAGCAGCGTCGGCGCGAGCAGAACCAGTGCGCAGGGCCCGAGACGCGGCGCAAGTCCGAGAAGGTGCTCTGCAAGTACTTCCACAGCCCCAACCTCCAGAAGGCCGTCACCACAGAAACCATCACGGGCCTGGAGGCCGGCAAGAGCTACCTGCTGGACGTTTACGTGGTGGGCCACAGTGGCCACTCGGTAAAGTACCAGAGCAAACTGGTGAAAACGAGGAAGTACTGCTAG
- the ndnf gene encoding protein NDNF isoform X1, translated as MFKMSPTSLSRSIRLRMCSGPVSLLLTLVLVQGTVAQKLPTRDEGLFQMQIRDKAVFHDSSVMPDGAEISGYLFRDTPKRYYFVVEEDNTPLSVTVTPCDAPLEWKLTLQELPEEASGEGSGKGEPEPLDQQKQQVTANEGTELFTYKGNDVESFISTSSPSGLYQLEILSTEKDSNFKVYATTTPESDQPYPELPYDPRVDVTALGRTTVTLAWKPTPTGVLMGQPVQYCVVINKEHNFKSLCAAEAKMSADDTFMAVPKPGRDFSPFDFAHFGFVPSENDFGKDRSLATNRALGGKLSRSYNPKPKTSDILKLCIGNKNIFTVSDLKPDTQYYFDVFAVNSATNTSTAYVGTFARTKEEARQKTVELKDGKMADVFIKRKGTKFLRFAPVSSHQRVTLFVHACLDTVQVQVRRDGKLLLSQNVEGVRQFQLRGKAKAKYLIRVRGSRKGASTLKVLASTRPSSKQPFPSLPEDTRIKAFDKLRTCSSVTVAWLGTQERNKFCVYRREVAEGYGEEQRRREQNQCAGPETRRKSEKVLCKYFHSPNLQKAVTTETITGLEAGKSYLLDVYVVGHSGHSVKYQSKLVKTRKYC; from the exons ATGTTCAAAATGTCTCCCACATCACTGAGCAGGTCAATAAG ATTGAGAATGTGCTCCGGTCCAGTCAGCCTGCTCCTGACCCTGGTGCTGGTGCAGGGGACGGTGGCCCAGAAGCTGCCCACTCGAGATGAGGGCCTCTTCCAGATGCAGATCCGTGACAAGGCTGTGTTCCACGACTCGTCCGTCATGCCCGACGGAGCGGAGATCAGCGGCTACCTCTTCAGAGACACGCCCAAAAG GTACTACTTTGTGGTGGAGGAGGACAACACACCTCTATCTGTGACGGTCACGCCCTGTGACGCTCCTCTGGAGTGGAAACTCACCCTTCAGGAGCTACCAGAGGAGGCCAGTGGAGAAGGATCAGGTAAAG GTGAGCCTGAGCCTTTGGATCAGCAGAAGCAGCAAGTCACCGCCAACGAAGGCACAGAGCTCTTCACCTACAAAGGCAACGACGTGGAATCCTTTATCTCCACAAGCTCGCCATCCGGTCTCTACCAGCTGGAGATACTTTCGACGGAGAAGGACAGCAACTTCAAGGTGTACGCCACCACCACTCCAGAGTCGGACCAGCCCTACCCCGAGCTGCCGTACGACCCGCGTGTGGACGTGACGGCACTGGGCCGCACCACCGTCACGCTGGCCTGGAAGCCCACGCCGACAGGCGTGCTGATGGGTCAGCCGGTGCAGTACTGCGTGGTCATCAACAAGGAGCACAACTTCAAGAGCCTCTGTGCTGCTGAGGCCAAGATGAGCGCCGACGACACCTTCATGGCCGTGCCGAAGCCCGGCCGCGACTTCAGCCCATTCGACTTCGCCCACTTTGGCTTTGTGCCGTCCGAGAATGACTTCGGCAAAGACCGCTCGCTGGCCACCAATCGGGCGCTGGGCGGCAAACTCTCTCGCTCCTATAACCCCAAGCCCAAGACGTCGGACATCCTGAAACTGTGCATCGGCAACAAGAACATCTTCACCGTGTCCGACCTGAAGCCGGACACGCAGTACTACTTTGACGTGTTTGCGGTGAACAGCGCCACCAACACCAGCACGGCCTATGTAGGCACGTTCGCCCGCACCAAAGAGGAGGCTCGTCAGAAGACGGTGGAGCTCAAGGACGGCAAGATGGCCGACGTCTTCATCAAACGCAAGGGCACCAAGTTCCTGCGCTTTGCGCCCGTCTCTTCGCACCAGCGCGTCACCCTCTTCGTCCACGCCTGCCTGGACACCGTCCAGGTGCAGGTGCGTCGCGACGGCAAGCTGCTCCTCTCACAGAACGTTGAAGGCGTCCGGCAGTTCCAGCTCCGCGGCAAGGCTAAGGCCAAGTACCTGATTCGGGTGCGCGGTAGCCGCAAGGGCGCCTCCACGCTCAAGGTCCTGGCCAGCACGCGGCCCAGCAGCAAGCAGCCCTTCCCGTCGCTGCCCGAGGACACTCGCATCAAGGCCTTTGACAAGCTCCGCACCTGCTCGTCCGTCACCGTGGCCTGGCTGGGCACGCAGGAGCGCAACAAGTTCTGTGTCTACCGGCGCGAGGTGGCGGAGGGCTACGGCGAGGAGCAGCGTCGGCGCGAGCAGAACCAGTGCGCAGGGCCCGAGACGCGGCGCAAGTCCGAGAAGGTGCTCTGCAAGTACTTCCACAGCCCCAACCTCCAGAAGGCCGTCACCACAGAAACCATCACGGGCCTGGAGGCCGGCAAGAGCTACCTGCTGGACGTTTACGTGGTGGGCCACAGTGGCCACTCGGTAAAGTACCAGAGCAAACTGGTGAAAACGAGGAAGTACTGCTAG
- the ndnf gene encoding protein NDNF isoform X2: MFKMSPTSLSRSIRLRMCSGPVSLLLTLVLVQGTVAQKLPTRDEGLFQMQIRDKAVFHDSSVMPDGAEISGYLFRDTPKRYYFVVEEDNTPLSVTVTPCDAPLEWKLTLQELPEEASGEGSGEPEPLDQQKQQVTANEGTELFTYKGNDVESFISTSSPSGLYQLEILSTEKDSNFKVYATTTPESDQPYPELPYDPRVDVTALGRTTVTLAWKPTPTGVLMGQPVQYCVVINKEHNFKSLCAAEAKMSADDTFMAVPKPGRDFSPFDFAHFGFVPSENDFGKDRSLATNRALGGKLSRSYNPKPKTSDILKLCIGNKNIFTVSDLKPDTQYYFDVFAVNSATNTSTAYVGTFARTKEEARQKTVELKDGKMADVFIKRKGTKFLRFAPVSSHQRVTLFVHACLDTVQVQVRRDGKLLLSQNVEGVRQFQLRGKAKAKYLIRVRGSRKGASTLKVLASTRPSSKQPFPSLPEDTRIKAFDKLRTCSSVTVAWLGTQERNKFCVYRREVAEGYGEEQRRREQNQCAGPETRRKSEKVLCKYFHSPNLQKAVTTETITGLEAGKSYLLDVYVVGHSGHSVKYQSKLVKTRKYC, translated from the exons ATGTTCAAAATGTCTCCCACATCACTGAGCAGGTCAATAAG ATTGAGAATGTGCTCCGGTCCAGTCAGCCTGCTCCTGACCCTGGTGCTGGTGCAGGGGACGGTGGCCCAGAAGCTGCCCACTCGAGATGAGGGCCTCTTCCAGATGCAGATCCGTGACAAGGCTGTGTTCCACGACTCGTCCGTCATGCCCGACGGAGCGGAGATCAGCGGCTACCTCTTCAGAGACACGCCCAAAAG GTACTACTTTGTGGTGGAGGAGGACAACACACCTCTATCTGTGACGGTCACGCCCTGTGACGCTCCTCTGGAGTGGAAACTCACCCTTCAGGAGCTACCAGAGGAGGCCAGTGGAGAAGGATCAG GTGAGCCTGAGCCTTTGGATCAGCAGAAGCAGCAAGTCACCGCCAACGAAGGCACAGAGCTCTTCACCTACAAAGGCAACGACGTGGAATCCTTTATCTCCACAAGCTCGCCATCCGGTCTCTACCAGCTGGAGATACTTTCGACGGAGAAGGACAGCAACTTCAAGGTGTACGCCACCACCACTCCAGAGTCGGACCAGCCCTACCCCGAGCTGCCGTACGACCCGCGTGTGGACGTGACGGCACTGGGCCGCACCACCGTCACGCTGGCCTGGAAGCCCACGCCGACAGGCGTGCTGATGGGTCAGCCGGTGCAGTACTGCGTGGTCATCAACAAGGAGCACAACTTCAAGAGCCTCTGTGCTGCTGAGGCCAAGATGAGCGCCGACGACACCTTCATGGCCGTGCCGAAGCCCGGCCGCGACTTCAGCCCATTCGACTTCGCCCACTTTGGCTTTGTGCCGTCCGAGAATGACTTCGGCAAAGACCGCTCGCTGGCCACCAATCGGGCGCTGGGCGGCAAACTCTCTCGCTCCTATAACCCCAAGCCCAAGACGTCGGACATCCTGAAACTGTGCATCGGCAACAAGAACATCTTCACCGTGTCCGACCTGAAGCCGGACACGCAGTACTACTTTGACGTGTTTGCGGTGAACAGCGCCACCAACACCAGCACGGCCTATGTAGGCACGTTCGCCCGCACCAAAGAGGAGGCTCGTCAGAAGACGGTGGAGCTCAAGGACGGCAAGATGGCCGACGTCTTCATCAAACGCAAGGGCACCAAGTTCCTGCGCTTTGCGCCCGTCTCTTCGCACCAGCGCGTCACCCTCTTCGTCCACGCCTGCCTGGACACCGTCCAGGTGCAGGTGCGTCGCGACGGCAAGCTGCTCCTCTCACAGAACGTTGAAGGCGTCCGGCAGTTCCAGCTCCGCGGCAAGGCTAAGGCCAAGTACCTGATTCGGGTGCGCGGTAGCCGCAAGGGCGCCTCCACGCTCAAGGTCCTGGCCAGCACGCGGCCCAGCAGCAAGCAGCCCTTCCCGTCGCTGCCCGAGGACACTCGCATCAAGGCCTTTGACAAGCTCCGCACCTGCTCGTCCGTCACCGTGGCCTGGCTGGGCACGCAGGAGCGCAACAAGTTCTGTGTCTACCGGCGCGAGGTGGCGGAGGGCTACGGCGAGGAGCAGCGTCGGCGCGAGCAGAACCAGTGCGCAGGGCCCGAGACGCGGCGCAAGTCCGAGAAGGTGCTCTGCAAGTACTTCCACAGCCCCAACCTCCAGAAGGCCGTCACCACAGAAACCATCACGGGCCTGGAGGCCGGCAAGAGCTACCTGCTGGACGTTTACGTGGTGGGCCACAGTGGCCACTCGGTAAAGTACCAGAGCAAACTGGTGAAAACGAGGAAGTACTGCTAG